From one Nocardioides scoriae genomic stretch:
- a CDS encoding alpha/beta fold hydrolase, translating to MPHPPIEPYVAGLLTVDDGAELYWECSGNPEGRPLVWLHGGPGSGLGGGGYRRRPDPAVWRIIGLDQRACGRSRPLVTEPGFDLDGLTTQRMVADLEAVREHLGVASWLVSGGSWGTTLALAYAEAHPDRVTGLALVAVTTGSRRELDWISRGMGRVFPEAWSALDAASGRAPGQPLLEAYLYRLTHPDAEVRLTAARAWCAWEDTHVRVGVVAAGEQASPGLVDLADEEQLGFALHVVHSWAHDCWLGERGVLDGLARITHLPAVLVHGRLDVSGPVETPWELHRRWPASRLVVVEDEGHGGPRMSAELEAAYAWFATRAPSDDASPGSRPRSG from the coding sequence GTGCCGCACCCCCCGATCGAGCCGTACGTCGCCGGCCTGCTCACCGTTGACGACGGGGCCGAGCTCTACTGGGAGTGCTCCGGCAACCCCGAGGGCCGCCCCCTGGTGTGGCTGCACGGCGGGCCCGGGAGCGGGCTGGGCGGCGGAGGCTACCGCCGGCGTCCGGACCCGGCGGTGTGGCGCATCATCGGGCTCGACCAACGCGCGTGCGGACGGAGCCGACCGCTGGTGACCGAGCCCGGGTTCGACCTCGACGGCCTCACCACGCAGCGGATGGTGGCCGACCTGGAGGCCGTGCGCGAGCACCTCGGGGTGGCGTCCTGGCTGGTCTCGGGCGGGTCTTGGGGCACCACGCTGGCCCTGGCGTACGCCGAGGCGCACCCCGATCGCGTGACCGGGCTGGCCCTGGTCGCGGTCACCACCGGGTCGCGCCGCGAGCTCGACTGGATCAGCCGGGGGATGGGGCGGGTATTCCCCGAGGCCTGGTCCGCGCTCGACGCGGCCTCCGGCCGGGCGCCGGGGCAGCCGCTGCTGGAGGCCTACCTGTACAGGCTCACCCACCCGGACGCCGAGGTGCGGCTGACCGCCGCCCGGGCGTGGTGCGCCTGGGAGGACACCCACGTGCGGGTCGGCGTCGTGGCCGCGGGGGAGCAGGCGTCACCGGGGCTGGTAGACCTCGCCGACGAGGAGCAGCTCGGCTTCGCGCTCCACGTGGTCCACTCCTGGGCCCACGACTGCTGGCTCGGCGAGCGCGGGGTGCTGGACGGGCTCGCCCGGATCACCCACCTGCCGGCCGTCCTGGTGCACGGGCGGCTCGACGTCAGCGGACCGGTCGAGACGCCGTGGGAGCTGCACCGACGGTGGCCGGCGAGCCGACTCGTCGTGGTCGAGGACGAGGGGCACGGGGGTCCCCGGATGTCGGCCGAGCTGGAGGCGGCCTACGCCTGGTTCGCGACACGGGCTCCCTCCGACGACGCGAGCCCTGGGAGTCGACCACGCTCGGGATGA
- a CDS encoding AtzH-like domain-containing protein, whose protein sequence is MTGPTGQTGPTWPVGLEEAFAAYEQALMADDVPTLDRLFAPGPGTLRGDAAGLLVGHDAIAAFRGGRGGAPARRLVETRVQVLGEAHAVVVAVTELLRGGRGLQTQVWERQPSGWVVTAAHVTVAAPALDDRVWRVVGAPLVPTTTTDGEGLLAGEGVAVKDLYAVAGHRVGAGNPAWLAAASPEPDHAWAVARLLEEGADVTGIARTDELAYSLAGTNAHHGTPPNPRAPRRIPGGSSSGSASAVSLGHASIGLGTDTGGSIRVPAAYQGLCGLRTTHDAVPRTGLLPLAPSFDTVGWLARDTETLRRVGEVLLPTHDGPEIDPSALVTVPALLALAEPDVRAAVTGFAERHGADALDWRPEDLAGWLVAFQTLQAWEAWDSHGAWLEPRLDTLGADVRSRFERGARTTAGEADDARAVLAGARAEVDALVGDHVLVLPSASSVAPPLGPGLADRLQATRDATMRLTCLAGIAGLPALGVPLVTAAGLPAGACLVAARGRDLPLLRLAEELSSQTRNIAGPRP, encoded by the coding sequence GTGACCGGGCCGACGGGGCAGACCGGGCCGACGTGGCCCGTCGGGCTCGAGGAGGCGTTCGCGGCCTACGAGCAGGCGCTGATGGCCGATGACGTCCCCACCCTCGACCGGCTCTTCGCTCCGGGGCCCGGCACCCTGCGCGGCGACGCCGCCGGCCTGCTCGTGGGCCACGACGCCATCGCGGCCTTCCGGGGCGGGCGGGGTGGCGCGCCCGCGCGGCGCCTGGTCGAGACCCGGGTGCAGGTGCTCGGCGAGGCCCACGCCGTCGTGGTGGCGGTGACCGAGCTGCTGCGCGGCGGTCGCGGCCTGCAGACCCAGGTCTGGGAGCGGCAGCCGTCCGGCTGGGTGGTCACCGCGGCCCACGTCACGGTCGCGGCGCCCGCGCTCGACGACCGGGTCTGGCGGGTGGTGGGGGCGCCGCTGGTGCCGACGACCACGACCGACGGCGAGGGGCTGCTCGCGGGCGAGGGCGTCGCCGTGAAGGACCTGTACGCCGTCGCGGGCCACCGCGTCGGCGCCGGCAACCCCGCCTGGCTGGCGGCCGCGAGCCCGGAGCCCGACCACGCCTGGGCGGTGGCGCGGCTGCTCGAGGAGGGGGCCGACGTCACCGGCATCGCCCGCACCGACGAGCTGGCCTACAGCCTGGCCGGCACCAACGCCCACCACGGCACCCCGCCCAACCCCCGCGCCCCCCGGCGCATCCCCGGCGGCTCGTCGTCGGGCTCGGCCAGCGCGGTCTCCCTGGGCCACGCGAGCATCGGCCTGGGCACCGACACCGGCGGATCGATCCGGGTGCCCGCGGCGTACCAGGGCCTGTGCGGGCTGCGCACCACCCACGACGCCGTCCCGCGCACGGGCCTGCTGCCGCTGGCGCCGTCCTTCGACACCGTGGGCTGGCTGGCCCGCGACACCGAGACGCTGCGACGGGTCGGCGAGGTGCTGCTCCCGACGCACGACGGGCCCGAGATCGACCCGAGCGCGCTGGTGACCGTGCCGGCGCTGCTGGCGCTCGCCGAGCCGGACGTGCGCGCGGCCGTGACCGGCTTCGCCGAGCGCCACGGGGCCGACGCGCTCGACTGGCGCCCCGAGGACCTCGCCGGGTGGCTCGTGGCCTTCCAGACCCTGCAGGCGTGGGAGGCCTGGGACTCCCACGGCGCGTGGCTGGAGCCGCGGCTCGACACTCTCGGCGCCGACGTCCGCAGCCGCTTCGAGCGCGGCGCGCGGACCACCGCGGGCGAGGCCGACGACGCGCGGGCGGTGCTGGCCGGTGCCCGCGCCGAGGTCGACGCGCTCGTGGGCGACCACGTGCTGGTGCTGCCCTCGGCGTCGTCGGTGGCGCCCCCGCTCGGCCCGGGCCTCGCCGACCGGCTGCAGGCGACCCGCGACGCGACGATGCGGCTCACCTGCCTGGCCGGGATCGCCGGCCTGCCCGCGCTCGGCGTGCCGCTGGTCACCGCGGCCGGCCTGCCCGCCGGCGCCTGCCTCGTCGCCGCCCGCGGCCGCGACCTGCCGCTGCTCCGGCTGGCCGAGGAGCTCTCGTCACAGACCCGAAACATCGCTGGTCCACGCCCGTAA
- a CDS encoding SWIM zinc finger family protein: MPDPLVLPRSPRRRGAVARSDTWWGRAFVRSFEELALDAADLVTARSLARSGRFGAIVVLEAMASAVLDPASEQPLMTQLKVERLDAAGWTTFAREAARESGFTAALEVGSLPVDLVEHADEAGVELLPGASDLDSACECDGWAQPCVHALALLYLLAWHVDRDPYVLLLLRGRTREHLLAEVHELAAGTLSPGAAERDEARRRAAQVLALAQDSPTGHGLADAAVAAYDEAVARLL, from the coding sequence ATGCCTGACCCGCTGGTCCTGCCCCGCAGCCCGCGCCGGCGGGGTGCGGTGGCGCGCAGCGACACCTGGTGGGGCCGGGCGTTCGTGCGCTCCTTCGAGGAGCTCGCCCTCGACGCCGCCGACCTCGTGACCGCCCGGTCGCTGGCCCGGTCGGGCCGCTTCGGTGCCATCGTGGTGCTCGAGGCGATGGCCTCGGCCGTCCTCGACCCCGCCAGCGAGCAGCCGCTCATGACCCAGCTCAAGGTCGAGCGCCTCGACGCCGCCGGCTGGACGACCTTCGCCCGCGAGGCGGCCCGCGAGAGCGGCTTCACCGCCGCGCTCGAGGTGGGCTCGCTGCCCGTCGACCTGGTCGAGCACGCCGACGAGGCGGGCGTCGAGCTGCTCCCCGGCGCCTCCGACCTCGACAGCGCCTGCGAGTGCGACGGCTGGGCGCAGCCCTGCGTCCACGCGCTCGCCCTGCTCTACCTGCTCGCCTGGCACGTCGACCGCGACCCCTACGTGCTGCTGCTCCTGCGAGGCCGCACCCGCGAGCACCTGCTCGCCGAGGTCCACGAGCTGGCCGCCGGCACGCTCTCGCCCGGCGCCGCCGAGCGCGACGAGGCCCGCCGCCGCGCCGCCCAGGTGCTGGCGCTGGCCCAGGACTCCCCGACCGGTCACGGGCTGGCCGACGCGGCCGTGGCGGCGTACGACGAGGCCGTGGCCCGGCTGCTCTGA
- a CDS encoding NAD-dependent malic enzyme, giving the protein MADKKRRAATSGSYSITVRLFTEVDPALVGQIATAIASEGGIVTALDVAESRHDRIVYDVTCSATDSEHATEIVDHLRTLEGITVHKVSDRTFLLHIGGKIEVTSKVPLRTRDDLSMAYTPGVGRVSLALAENPSDVARLTVKGNSVAVVTDGSAVLGLGNIGPGAALPVMEGKAALFKRFANIDAWPICLDTQDTDRIVDVVAAIAPGFGGINLEDIAAPRCFEIERRLRERLDIPVFHDDQHGTAIVVLAALTNALRCVSKELASVRVVVAGAGAAGTAIVTLLLAAGAADVVVCDKDGALAEGDESLSPAMADLAARTNPRRVSGDLHTALTDADVFIGVSAPGVLQAEWIPDMAKDPIVFALANPDPEIDPAEAAPHAAVVASGRSDYPNQINNVLAFPGVFRGLLDARASDVTVEMLLRAADAIAHCVSDEELNASYIIPSVFDSKVPKAVARAIQGI; this is encoded by the coding sequence ATGGCCGACAAGAAGCGCAGAGCAGCAACCAGCGGGTCCTACAGCATCACGGTGCGACTGTTCACCGAGGTCGACCCGGCCCTGGTGGGCCAGATCGCCACCGCGATCGCCTCGGAGGGCGGCATCGTCACCGCCCTCGACGTCGCGGAGTCGCGCCACGACCGGATCGTCTACGACGTCACCTGCTCGGCCACCGACTCCGAGCACGCCACGGAGATCGTCGACCACCTCCGCACCCTCGAGGGCATCACCGTCCACAAGGTCTCCGACCGCACCTTCCTGCTCCACATCGGCGGCAAGATCGAGGTCACCTCCAAGGTCCCGCTCCGCACCCGTGACGACCTCTCGATGGCCTACACCCCCGGCGTGGGGCGGGTCAGCCTGGCGCTGGCCGAGAACCCCTCCGACGTCGCCCGCCTCACCGTCAAGGGCAACAGCGTCGCGGTCGTCACCGACGGCTCCGCCGTCCTCGGCCTGGGCAACATCGGGCCCGGCGCCGCGCTGCCGGTGATGGAGGGCAAGGCCGCGCTGTTCAAGCGCTTCGCCAACATCGACGCCTGGCCGATCTGCCTCGACACCCAGGACACCGACCGCATCGTCGACGTGGTGGCCGCGATCGCCCCCGGCTTCGGCGGCATCAACCTCGAGGACATCGCCGCGCCCCGCTGCTTCGAGATCGAGCGCCGGCTGCGCGAGCGCCTCGACATCCCCGTCTTCCACGACGACCAGCACGGCACCGCGATCGTGGTGCTCGCGGCCCTGACCAACGCGCTGCGGTGCGTGTCCAAGGAGCTGGCCTCGGTGCGCGTCGTGGTCGCCGGTGCCGGTGCGGCCGGCACCGCCATCGTCACCCTGCTGCTCGCCGCGGGTGCGGCCGACGTCGTGGTGTGCGACAAGGACGGCGCCCTCGCCGAGGGCGACGAGTCCCTCTCCCCGGCCATGGCCGACCTGGCCGCGCGCACCAACCCGCGCCGGGTCAGCGGTGACCTCCACACCGCCCTCACCGACGCCGACGTCTTCATCGGCGTCAGCGCCCCGGGCGTGCTCCAGGCCGAGTGGATCCCCGACATGGCGAAGGACCCGATCGTCTTCGCGCTGGCCAACCCCGACCCCGAGATCGACCCCGCCGAGGCCGCGCCGCACGCCGCCGTGGTGGCCAGCGGCCGCTCCGACTACCCCAACCAGATCAACAACGTGCTGGCCTTCCCGGGCGTCTTCCGCGGCCTGCTCGACGCCCGCGCCAGCGACGTCACCGTCGAGATGCTGCTGCGCGCCGCCGACGCGATCGCGCACTGCGTCAGCGACGAGGAGCTCAACGCCAGCTACATCATCCCGAGCGTGTTCGACTCCAAGGTGCCCAAGGCGGTCGCCCGGGCGATCCAGGGCATCTGA
- a CDS encoding DUF1697 domain-containing protein, giving the protein MPTYVALLRAINLGARRKFPKGDIVRVVESVGGQDVETHINTGNVRLRLPLRSAARVEQRLEAAFLADRGFEVPTIVLSPAELAAVAADAAAYARPGRHYVELLREAPPPDLAAAIEATSGGGREVHVSGRAVHLLVEDDVAAGAFLPPGLTRLLGVSTNRNAKVVGELAARWS; this is encoded by the coding sequence GTGCCGACCTACGTCGCCCTGCTGCGCGCGATCAACCTCGGGGCCCGCCGGAAGTTCCCCAAGGGCGACATCGTGCGCGTCGTGGAGTCCGTGGGCGGGCAGGACGTCGAGACCCACATCAACACCGGCAACGTGCGGTTGCGGCTGCCGCTGCGGTCGGCGGCGCGGGTGGAGCAGCGGCTGGAGGCGGCGTTCCTCGCCGACCGGGGCTTCGAGGTGCCGACGATCGTCCTCTCCCCGGCCGAGCTGGCGGCGGTGGCGGCCGACGCGGCGGCGTACGCACGACCGGGCCGGCACTACGTCGAGCTGCTGCGCGAGGCCCCGCCGCCCGACCTGGCCGCCGCGATCGAGGCGACCTCGGGCGGGGGCCGCGAGGTCCACGTGAGCGGCCGCGCGGTGCACCTGCTGGTCGAGGACGACGTCGCGGCCGGGGCGTTCCTGCCGCCCGGTCTCACCCGCCTGCTGGGCGTCTCGACCAACCGCAACGCCAAGGTCGTCGGCGAGCTCGCAGCCCGCTGGAGCTGA
- a CDS encoding acetamidase/formamidase family protein gives MSPAIDALPCGEGPVRGSTYVPSTPDHVLWGRLPCEADDPVARVEPGAEVTFDTLSHEGILEDQGRDPRAFFGAHDVAHVLDDAVALCATDERTHPRTFGVDGPHVVSRPVHVEGARPGDLLAVTVRETLPRVPYGVVSNRHGKGALPGEFPLDGAPVFSAFASVDDTGTRGQLPLVAGGERLVEFELHPFLGIIGVAVAGDRRPHSVPPGPHGGNIDINLLTVGATLYLPVQVEGAGLYVGDPHFAQGDGEVALTAMEASLRATLQVDVVPHEDAVRRFGELAGPLAETSEFLVPTGMDEDLDVAVADCVRAAVALLQARWGMDPSLALAYLSAATDFDISQVVDVVKGVHARVRKSDFARVDR, from the coding sequence ATGAGCCCGGCGATCGATGCGCTGCCCTGCGGCGAGGGGCCCGTCCGCGGGTCGACGTACGTCCCCTCGACGCCCGACCACGTCCTGTGGGGCCGGCTGCCCTGCGAGGCCGACGACCCGGTGGCGCGGGTCGAGCCGGGGGCCGAGGTCACCTTCGACACCCTGAGCCACGAGGGGATCCTGGAGGACCAGGGCCGGGACCCGCGCGCGTTCTTCGGGGCCCACGACGTGGCGCACGTCCTCGACGACGCCGTCGCCCTGTGCGCCACCGACGAGCGCACCCACCCCCGCACCTTCGGCGTCGACGGCCCCCACGTGGTGTCGCGGCCGGTGCACGTCGAGGGCGCCCGACCCGGCGACCTGCTCGCGGTCACGGTGCGCGAGACGCTCCCGCGGGTGCCGTACGGCGTGGTCTCCAACCGCCACGGCAAGGGAGCGCTCCCGGGGGAGTTCCCGCTCGACGGGGCGCCGGTGTTCAGCGCGTTCGCCTCGGTCGACGACACCGGGACCCGCGGGCAGCTGCCGCTGGTGGCCGGGGGCGAGCGGCTCGTGGAGTTCGAGCTGCACCCCTTCCTCGGCATCATCGGGGTCGCCGTGGCCGGCGACCGGCGTCCCCACTCGGTGCCACCGGGCCCGCACGGCGGCAACATCGACATCAACCTGCTGACCGTCGGCGCGACGCTCTACCTGCCCGTCCAGGTCGAGGGCGCCGGCCTCTACGTCGGCGACCCCCACTTCGCGCAGGGCGACGGCGAGGTGGCGCTGACCGCGATGGAGGCGTCGCTGCGGGCCACCCTGCAGGTCGACGTGGTGCCCCACGAGGACGCCGTGCGCCGCTTCGGCGAGCTCGCCGGACCGCTCGCGGAGACCTCGGAGTTCCTGGTGCCCACCGGGATGGACGAGGACCTCGACGTGGCGGTGGCCGACTGCGTGCGCGCTGCCGTCGCGCTGCTGCAGGCGCGGTGGGGGATGGACCCGAGCCTGGCGCTGGCCTACCTCTCCGCCGCCACCGACTTCGACATCTCGCAGGTCGTCGACGTGGTCAAGGGCGTGCACGCGCGCGTCCGCAAGTCCGACTTCGCGCGGGTCGACCGGTGA
- a CDS encoding DEAD/DEAH box helicase, protein MSFVPLQGQATWLPQQPARHSEVEFSGPRRSVRLPLKGAIPVLTRAVRVEDAHPSVGLLSGATLLAMKLVAAGRVRRTEAGDAWRIGPLQPDDDDRVRALATSRAHAGTTVDDAEEVIRQLLDAVADTMVRAPGATSVATAGPDGAPARTRVRWAERLAAAQAEAEDPEPDGLPDRVRVTLRLEAPEEVLAGGGVVLVPQAHDLDDETVFVDVARLWREGPEEHGFSARARLSATVALGEAAQAWEPLGRLLREQVPDQLLLDGEELTALLDGGLEALDAVGVDVFWPRGLRSELVPQGRVEVDSGPREGPLMDGLFGPDSLFRFDWRLALAGQQLSDEEMLALAEATTPVIRLRDNWVVIDPVVARRARKRVKAGLDQADRPIAPAAALQAALTGRLYLDGGAMEVHPGATLEKVRDRVVGAATAAPLPDPPGLRATLRDYQRQGVTWLAELTGAGLGACLADDMGLGKTVTLIALHLHRRDRGLLAGPTLVVCPASLLGNWKAEIRRFAPGVDVRRFHGASRSLVGVGDGFVLTTYGTMRADTSTEHGGDLAAVGWDLVVADEAQHVKNARSTTARNLRTLTSRCRVALTGTPVENDLTELWAILDWATPGLLGSRNAFRKVWAAPIESGVDPSVARRFAQLVEPFLLRRRKTDPGIAPELPAKTETDHVVGLTREQVVLYETLVRESMRRIEDADEDTRRGLVLALLTGLKQICNHPAHYLRQPGGRLRGRSHKLELLDELLATILAEGGAVLLFTQYVEMARLLERHLAAAGTPTLFLHGGTPVATREQLVRDFQAGAAPVFLLSLKAGGTGLNLTRADHVVHVDRWWNPAVEDQATDRAHRIGQTRPVQVHRLITEGTIEERVGELLARKRSLADAVLGRGEAALTELSDAELHDLVSLRRTGLYPDA, encoded by the coding sequence GTGAGCTTCGTACCGCTGCAGGGCCAGGCGACCTGGCTGCCCCAGCAGCCGGCGCGGCACAGCGAGGTCGAGTTCTCCGGTCCCCGGCGCAGCGTGCGGCTGCCGCTCAAGGGGGCGATCCCGGTGCTGACGCGGGCCGTGCGGGTCGAGGACGCCCACCCCTCGGTCGGGCTGCTGAGCGGCGCCACGCTGCTGGCGATGAAGCTGGTCGCGGCGGGACGGGTGCGCCGCACCGAGGCCGGCGACGCGTGGCGCATCGGTCCGCTCCAGCCCGACGACGACGACCGGGTCCGGGCGCTGGCCACCTCCCGCGCCCACGCCGGCACCACGGTGGACGACGCCGAGGAGGTGATCCGGCAGCTGCTCGACGCCGTGGCCGACACCATGGTCCGGGCCCCGGGCGCGACCTCGGTCGCCACCGCCGGCCCCGACGGGGCACCGGCTCGGACCCGGGTCCGGTGGGCCGAGCGCCTGGCCGCGGCCCAGGCGGAGGCGGAGGACCCCGAGCCCGACGGCCTGCCCGACCGGGTCCGCGTCACGCTGCGCCTCGAGGCCCCCGAGGAGGTCCTGGCCGGCGGCGGGGTGGTGCTGGTGCCGCAGGCCCACGACCTCGACGACGAGACCGTCTTCGTCGACGTCGCCCGGCTGTGGCGCGAAGGCCCCGAGGAGCACGGCTTCTCCGCGCGCGCCCGGCTCTCGGCCACCGTCGCGCTCGGCGAGGCGGCCCAGGCCTGGGAGCCGCTGGGCCGGCTGCTGCGCGAGCAGGTGCCCGACCAGCTGCTGCTCGACGGCGAGGAGCTCACCGCCCTGCTCGACGGGGGGCTGGAGGCCCTCGACGCGGTCGGGGTCGACGTCTTCTGGCCGCGCGGGCTGCGCAGCGAGCTGGTCCCGCAGGGGCGCGTCGAGGTCGACAGCGGGCCCCGCGAGGGTCCCCTCATGGACGGCCTCTTCGGACCCGACTCGCTGTTCCGCTTCGACTGGCGCCTGGCGCTGGCGGGCCAGCAGCTGAGCGACGAGGAGATGCTCGCGCTCGCCGAGGCCACCACGCCGGTGATCCGGCTGCGCGACAACTGGGTCGTCATCGACCCCGTGGTGGCCCGCCGCGCCCGCAAGCGCGTCAAGGCCGGGCTCGACCAGGCCGACCGCCCGATCGCGCCCGCCGCCGCCCTCCAGGCCGCGCTCACCGGCCGGCTCTACCTCGACGGCGGCGCCATGGAGGTGCACCCCGGCGCCACGCTGGAGAAGGTCCGCGACCGCGTGGTGGGGGCCGCGACCGCGGCGCCGCTGCCCGACCCGCCGGGGCTGCGGGCGACGCTGCGCGACTACCAGCGCCAGGGGGTCACCTGGCTGGCCGAGCTGACCGGGGCCGGGCTCGGGGCCTGCCTGGCCGACGACATGGGCCTGGGCAAGACGGTCACCCTGATCGCGCTCCACCTGCACCGGCGCGACCGCGGGCTGCTGGCGGGCCCGACCCTGGTGGTGTGCCCCGCCAGCCTGCTGGGCAACTGGAAGGCCGAGATCCGGCGCTTCGCCCCCGGGGTCGACGTACGCCGCTTCCACGGCGCCTCGCGCTCCCTGGTCGGCGTCGGCGACGGGTTCGTGCTCACCACCTACGGCACCATGCGCGCCGACACCTCCACCGAGCACGGCGGCGACCTGGCCGCGGTCGGGTGGGACCTGGTGGTGGCCGACGAGGCGCAGCACGTCAAGAACGCCCGCTCCACCACCGCCCGCAACCTGCGCACCCTCACCTCCCGGTGCCGGGTCGCCCTCACCGGCACCCCGGTCGAGAACGACCTCACCGAGCTGTGGGCGATCCTCGACTGGGCCACGCCCGGGCTGCTGGGGTCGCGCAACGCCTTCCGCAAGGTGTGGGCCGCCCCCATCGAGAGCGGGGTCGACCCCTCGGTCGCGCGCCGCTTCGCCCAGCTCGTCGAGCCCTTCCTGCTGCGCCGGCGCAAGACCGACCCCGGCATCGCGCCGGAGCTGCCCGCCAAGACCGAGACCGACCACGTCGTGGGCCTGACCCGCGAGCAGGTGGTGCTCTACGAGACGCTCGTGCGCGAGTCGATGCGCCGCATCGAGGACGCCGACGAGGACACCCGGCGCGGGCTGGTGCTGGCCCTGCTCACCGGGCTGAAGCAGATCTGCAACCACCCGGCCCACTACCTGCGCCAGCCCGGCGGACGGCTGCGCGGGCGCTCCCACAAGCTCGAGCTGCTCGACGAGCTGCTCGCGACCATCCTGGCCGAGGGCGGGGCGGTGCTGCTCTTCACGCAGTACGTCGAGATGGCCCGCCTCCTCGAGCGCCACCTGGCCGCCGCCGGCACGCCCACGCTCTTCCTCCACGGCGGCACGCCCGTCGCCACCCGCGAGCAGCTCGTCCGCGACTTCCAGGCCGGGGCCGCCCCGGTGTTCCTGCTCTCGCTCAAGGCCGGTGGCACGGGCCTCAACCTGACCCGCGCCGACCACGTGGTCCACGTCGACCGCTGGTGGAACCCCGCGGTCGAGGACCAGGCCACCGACCGGGCCCACCGGATCGGCCAGACGCGCCCGGTGCAGGTGCACCGGCTCATCACCGAGGGCACCATCGAGGAGCGCGTCGGCGAGCTGCTCGCCCGCAAGCGCTCGCTGGCAGACGCCGTGCTCGGACGGGGCGAGGCCGCCCTCACCGAGCTGTCCGACGCCGAGCTGCACGACCTCGTCTCCCTGCGCCGCACGGGCCTCTATCCCGATGCCTGA
- a CDS encoding TetR/AcrR family transcriptional regulator encodes MSERRQQILAIAAELFAEKGFHGVSIAELGAACGFSGPALYRHFRSKDAVLASMLVNISDELLTEGRRRVAAAGSPREALLGLIDWHVAFALEHQALIVVQDRDWGALPLEAREKVRETQRAYVDVWADQLLELDAHLGRQQARATVHATFGLLNSTPHSAFLETDEMRALLSTMAERALLQPSFAATSPST; translated from the coding sequence ATGAGCGAGCGTCGGCAGCAGATCCTGGCCATCGCCGCCGAGCTCTTCGCCGAGAAGGGCTTCCACGGCGTCTCGATCGCCGAGCTGGGCGCCGCCTGCGGCTTCTCCGGCCCGGCGCTCTACCGCCACTTCCGCTCCAAGGACGCGGTGCTCGCCTCGATGCTGGTCAACATCAGCGACGAGCTGCTGACCGAGGGACGGCGCCGCGTCGCCGCCGCCGGCTCGCCCCGCGAGGCGCTGCTCGGGCTCATCGACTGGCACGTCGCCTTCGCCCTGGAGCACCAGGCCCTCATCGTCGTGCAGGACCGCGACTGGGGCGCGCTGCCGCTGGAGGCCCGCGAGAAGGTCCGCGAGACCCAGCGGGCCTACGTCGACGTCTGGGCCGACCAGCTGCTCGAGCTCGACGCGCACCTCGGGCGCCAGCAGGCCCGCGCCACCGTCCACGCCACCTTCGGCCTGCTCAACTCCACGCCCCACAGCGCCTTCCTCGAGACCGACGAGATGCGCGCGCTGCTCTCGACCATGGCCGAGCGGGCGCTGCTGCAGCCCTCGTTCGCCGCCACCTCGCCCTCGACCTGA